The following DNA comes from Enterocloster bolteae.
CTCAGCCCAAGGATTTGGTACAGTTGTTTATCCTGATTATGTGCTTTCCAATGAAGACCAGTGGATTGGGCGGCCCCTTATTATGGGCAGTTATTATGTGATGGAGCTTAGCAGGTCAGAGGGGTATGAGTTATCTGTCAACGGCATTTCCTTAAAGGAGAGCAACCGCACCCAGGATATAGTAAACAGGATCCATGAGGCCGGGCAGGCCCGTATATCAGGAGGTTTGTCCGATTATAATTCCATGGATGCAGACGGTTCCTGGAATGATTTTATAGTGGAGAGCTATAAAACTGAAAATGGATATGATATCATCCTGACCGGATATCCACAGGGAGCGGAATTTTATGAAATAAGGACCGGGACAGAGACAAAGACGTACAAGGCGGTTTTGGGCAGTTCTCTTCAGCCAAAAGTAGATCAGCAGGGCAGGCCTGTCTATCAGACGGCAAAAGGAGGGGAGTATAAGATAGGGGCTGACGGTAATCCCATTATCCGGCTGGATACTGCTACAGACAGTGACACGGGGGAGCGGACTCCCTATGGGGAGACTCTGCCCTACCGCTTCCGGACAGCCCCATATCCCAGCGGTACGGCTGTACCGGCTGATATGAGTAAATGGGGGCAGGCCATTGAACCTCATTATCTGTCAAAACAGGTTAACGGCATGTTGGGACAGCTTGGATACAGACCGGTTACAGACATTTCGCCATGGACCCAAATCCGGCTTTCGGGTCAGACCAATGCTCAGGCCGCAGAGGAAATCATGGATTGGTACACAGTCCATAACTTCTTTGACTGCGGGTATGTGGAGGATATATATGAGATAGAGGGCAGCTTTTTTGCCTTGCTTCGTCACGATTATTCATTGGGCCATGCCGGCTTCCCTGCGGTTTATGATTTTGTGAACCGTAAGCTGTATGTCCGAAAGACAGCAGAGGTGTCAGGGGGGCCTGCCGGGAAGGTTGGTTACTGGATTGAGTATCAAAAGGGTGAATACAGCCTGAAAAGCGCCGTTGCATCAATAAAAGAAAAAAGGGAAATAAACCAGGTCATTCCTTTTGGAAGTGATATAGAAGCTGCGGCCGAAACCGTGTATCAGCCGCTGTATGAGACTTACAGCGAAGGGGATATTGTCCTTGACAGAGAGGGAAATCCCATTCCTCTCATGGAGCGGGTCTATGAGTATGAGGACAGGACAGAGACATACGAAACGGATAAGCCTGAGCCGGTTTCTGCTGTCTATGATTGGGCCACGGGAAACTATGCGGTTCATGTGGAGAATACCATAGACTGGAAGGACAGGACAGAGCCGGAATATACGGAATTCCGGGTAGTGACAAGAGAGAAGACCATTGATTGGGAAGGGGAGGAATTGCCTTACAGCCAGTATCTGACAGACATAGCAGGAGCCGGGGTAAGCGCCTTGGCTGCGGTTCCTCTTTTGGATGAAGGAAGCTATGTTGTATTCCAGGCATTGAATTATCCAGGGCAGAATCAGCCGGTACAGGAAGCGGGCACTGGTTCCAGTCCGCTGCAGGTATTGCAGAGAGTTATAAAGCAGTCCGTAAAGGTCACAAAAGATATTTCCCAGTCATCCTATGACGGAGTAAATACGTACGGATCTGTTCACAATGACCCGCTGACCGTGCTGCTGGGATTGTTTAACGGAGGCAGCAGTTCCCAGGGCGCAAAACTGCTGAATCAGTTTAAATTCAAGGCATATCTGAAAAGTAACCTGGAAAATATCTTTGTGGACAGTGCCGGCAATATCATTTCAGAAGATATAGGGACGGCGGATTTCAAAGGAGATGTCCAGAAAATTTTTCTTCCTCCCAGGGATGGAAGCGGGCAGCGGCTGTTGGAAACAAAAGAGGACGGAAGCTATGACTACACGAAATTCTTTGATGCCATGTACGCGGCAGTGCAGGTGGAAAAAGGGAAAAAGCCCCAGGAGGCAATACAGCAGTTTGCTGTGGACTACTATGATATAGATGCCTATAAAGCGGAAATTCTTACGGCGGAACCTGGGCTTAACAGCGATACAGCCTACGAAAAGGCCCTTCTTCGGGCTGCGGATGAGGCCGGGAGCTATCTGTCTGTTTTTTCCGGACTGGATAACAGGCTGGCTATTGCCTGGGACAGCGATGCAGGTGGAGGGGCGGATGGTGATGTGACCACGCTGCAATGCAATACCAGGAATGGGAAGGACGATTATTTTAATCATTCCATCATGCTTGCCTACGGCACATACGTCATTGTGGAACAGGTTCCCGCGGATGTGGACCGGGAGCTGGCTAACCGGCATTTTACCAGGGACTATCCCAGGGAAATAACCCTTCCCTTTGTGCCGGATATCGGCCAGGATGAAGGCACAGGGGAAACAGATGTCAATTACCAGACAGGCAGTCCTTATTTCCGGTATGACAGTACAGATACACCGGATGACCTGATTCGTAAATATAAGATACGCTTTAATGAGGAGACCCACATCATACAGGCCAATGGGCAGGATGGAAAATTTGAGATATATAAATATGGTCTGGACAAGGATATGCGGCCGGGCCGCAGCCTGACGTCCCATGCTCCCTATGAAGAAGAGTACATGGATGGCAGAAATGATACTGTAAAGGGATATTATGCCGGATATACCTCCCAGAGCGAGGATGCCGGAATAATGGAAGGGGTAATCTACGACGGCTACGAAACCGAGGACGGACAGTGGGAGGTCAGGGACCAGGTGGCAACGATGAAAGGGATGCAGACCGCTGTTGACGGCAAATTTGCCTCTATGCTGGTTCCGTGGACCGTGCTTCCCCCTGCGGTGGACAGAATTAACCCGGACACAGGAAATGTGGAGACGCTGATTCCCTCCGGAAATGGCCGGGATTTTAATTTCGTGGCGTTTGCCCAGGAGGATTTTGAAGATGAGTATTTTAATTCCAGACTCCGTATTGAGAAACTGGATTCCGAGACAGGTGATTCCATTATTCATGACGGTGCATTGTTTAAAATATATGCGGCCAAGAGAGAGGTGGAAAAAGAGGGAATGGGCACCGTGACAGGGTCCGGAAATGTGCTGTACGGCGAGGCGGTGGACTGGCAGGGAAATCCTGTGGCGGATGCAGACGGAAGAAGGATCCTGTATCCGAGAGTAGGTAAGAACAATGGGAGCACGGACGACCTGCCTGTGCGCCTGGATAAGGATGGGATTCCCCAGTATGATGAAAGCCAGCTGATTAGGCAGGAAGACCAGGAGGGAAATGAGACAGGAGTTTTCAGGGCATATTCCACCATCAGGGAACTGGTCGTTGACGGTCAGGTGAAAAAGGTACCCGTGGGATACATAGAGACATATAAACCATTGGGGGCAGGCGTCTATGTGCTGGTAGAGATTCAGGCCCCGAAGGGATATGGGAAGAGCCGTCCGGTGGCCTTTGAAGTATATGCGGACAACGTATCATTTTACAGGGAAAGAAGAAACGCAGACGGAACCACGGATGGGTGGGAAGAGGAAACAGCTGTGAGATACCAGTACGCCATTCCGGTGGCCGGCAGCACCAATAAAGTCCGTACCAGTACGGTCAGCCGGATAAAGGTGGAGGACTATCCTTCCAGGATGGAAATTCACAAGGTGGAGGACGGGGATTCACTGGTGGGAAACCAGAATATTCTTCAGAAGACCGATGACCAGGGCAGGGTGGAATCAAGCGGAGGTTTTGAGACGGATGTTACGGTAAATGATGCCGGAGATCTGCTGGTTTATAAGGTAAGCGGCCGTAAAGAGAAGCTGGAGGAACGGGGGGATGTAAGGGATATTGCTTACAATCCGAAGACAATGCAGTGGGATGGATACGTGACCAAGTCATTTGACGAATACTCAGAACATATAGTGGAGGGTACGGAGAAGGAGCTTAAGGCAATGTCCGGTGTAAAACCATTGTACCGGCTGGACGGTACCTTTACAGGCAGGGGAATCCGGTTTGACATTTCCGTATCCGGCGCAGTCTTGTCCCTGTACCATGCCATGGAAATTGAAAAAATAGGGGAACATGTCTATAAGGGGGTAAGCGCTTCTGTCAAGGACGGCAAGGTAACGGGGATCACGGACACAAATACCGGTACCCATAAGGAAATACGCGTGGTTGGAGAGGAAAACAGTCCGGGCGGTGCCGTGAAAACACATACAGCATCGTGGGATGTATGGGATGCTGTTATTGTGGATAATGACCCTGTAAATCTGTATTTCCATGATTTGACTCAGGTGGATACCAGGGAGGACCCGGATACGGGCGAACTGCTGGTACTGGATAAAAAAGGAAATCCGCTGTGCTTTGCGGACTCCGTTACCGGCATGGCATATGTCTATGATGATTATGGCCGTATGCTGGCATACACGGCGGATGATGAGGGAAATAAGATACTGGTCAAATCCATACAGGTATTAAAAGATGAAAATGGACAAACCATCTATGACAACAAAACAACTGTGGATGATGAGAATGGCCTGCCCATCTATTATACAAGCGGAAATGTAGTGACAAAGGATGAGTCCTGGACAACAGACAGCAGTATGGATTCTAATGGAACTCAGGAAACTTCCGGCGCCAGACATTTGATTGCCCGCCTGCCCTTTGGATCCTATATACTGGAAGAGCAGGGAGTTCCCTATGACCAGGGATATATCCAGGCCAGGTATATGGGGCTTGTACTTCAGGATACAGACCAGGTGCAGAAATATTTCCTGCAGAATGAATTTACCAAGACCGCATTTGCGAAGCTGGATGTGCGGACGCAGAAGGAAATAAGGGGAGCAGTCATGACCCTGTACCGGGCCGGTCTGGACAGTGACGGCAGCCCTCACAGGGAACAGGACGGCACATACAAAAAAGGCCAGGTCTATGCTTCATGGATTAGCGGATATCAGTACGATGATGACGGAAATATAAAATTGGATGAACATGGGGAGCCGGCAACGACAACTAAGCCTCACTGGATCGACCACATTCCTGTTGGGTATTACGTGCTGGAGGAAACCATTTGTCCCTATGAACAGGGGTATGTCCAGTCTGAGGCCGTAAATATTGACGTTTTGGAAACAGGGGATGTACAGAGCTTTGAGATGGAGGATGATTTTACATCCATAGATATTCTGAAATACGACACAAAAAATGGCGATGTAATCTACGGGGACAGCGAAGCATACCTGACTTTATACCGGCCCATACTGGATGAAAAAGGATTTCCGGTGCTGGAACATGGAATTCCCAGGTACGATGAGACAGGAAGGATATTCACCTTCCGGGCCGCAACCTATAAGGACGGGCAGGATGTGGCAGCAACTGGCCGCGTGGTCCCGGACGCAGGCGGAAATCATCCAATTATGAAGTATGATTATGACTTCCGGGAGATTCCCGGCACATACCAGGGACGGTATTATTATACAGAGCAAGGCACCGTGCGCCTGGAATATCTGCCTGCAGGAAATTATGTGCTGGCAGAGACAGAAAATCCCGAGGGCTATGCCACAGCGGACCCTATACTTATTAATATAGAAGAAACAGGACACTTAGAAGAGATACAATATTTTCAGATGGGGGATAAGCCTCTTAAGCTGGAGGTTTCCAAGGTGGATATTACCGGCGGCAAGGAGGTAAACGGTGCAAAACTTGCTGTGTATCCGGTGGATGAAAAGGGAAATGTATCGGAAATACCTCTTGTGCTCCACCAGCCCTCAGAAGACGGACAATATCAGGATATAGAGGCGGTATGGATTTCGGGGCTGGACGGAAGATATACGGAGGAGGATGGGGAACAGGGGCTTATCCCTGCCGGTTTCCAGCCGGGAGATTTAAAACCCCATACACTGGAGTATATCCCGGAAGGTGATTATATACTCAGGGAGATAATAACCCCGTACGGATTCCTGCAATCTGTAGATATTCCCTTTACCATTGCGGACAGCCAGGTCCTGCAAAAAACAGAAATGACAGATGAAATTCCGGATGGAATTCTCCGAATCATAAAAAGCGATTCAGATAAGCCGGATGAAAAATTGATGGGGGCTGAGTTTTGCCTTGTGAACCAGACAACCGGCGCCATATGCGGTACCGTGACCACGGACCAGCTGGGACAGGCGCAGTTTGAACCGCAACCCATTGGATACATGGACCGGGATGGAAATTTTAAACCTTATACCTATGTGTGCAGTGAGATAAAGGCAGCCCCAGGGCACATGCTGACACTTGAACCATATGAGTTCCAGTTTCATTACAGGAATGAACTGACAGACCTCATTGTCTGGGAATATAACCCCACCAATGATTCCAACCGGGTAATTACGGATAAGCTGTCCGGAGATACGGAGGAAATGCTGGAAGGCGCGCTGCTGCGAATCGAACGCAGGACAGAATCCGGATGGGAGACAGCGGAGGAATGGGTTAGCGGCAGGCAGGGGCATTATACAAAGAACCTGAGTGAAGGACAATACCGTCTGATTGAGGTGAAGGCGCCGGAGGGATATAAACTGCAGGAAACGCCCATTGAGTTCACTATCAGTGATGGTATGACCGGGATTCCCCATCTGGTCATGCGCAATTATACAACCATTATAGATGTGGAAAAGACGTCGGCAGAAACAGGAAAACTCCTGGGAGGCGCTAGATTGCAGCTCATTGATAAGTCTGATGGAAGGGTGATTCGGGAGTGGACATCCGAGGCGGGAAGGGGGCAGCAGTTTTACGGTCTGAAACCAGGCACATATATCATCCACGAACTTCAGGCCCCATCCGGCTATGAGAGAACAGAGGACAGGGAAATCGTGGTAAAAGAATGGTCAGGGACAGAAGGACCGGAGATGGACCAGAAGGCCGGAAATGAATTGCATAACATGGTTCAGGTATTCAGGTTTGAGAACCAGACAGCATCCTCATCCGGCGGAGGCGGGGGAAACAGGCCGAGACCAAAGGCAGAGTACATTACATTTAAGAAAACAGATGTTTCAGGAAAGGTACTCCAGGGGGCAGAATTTACATTTTATGACCAGACGGGCCGTGTAATCGGTACCTCTGTCAGCGACAGTACAGGAACATTCCGCATAAGAAGGCCTGACAATGGTACATACACCTTCCGGGAAACAAAGGCGCCGGGCGGATATGCATTAAATCCCGGCATATTCAGTTTTACCGTCAATGGAAGTGATGTCATAAGGGGCGCATATGAGGTTGTGGACAAGGAACTGGAATTTACGGTTACAAAGCTGGATGGAGACAGCGGTCTGCCTCTTATGGGAGCCAGGTTCAGGATCGGGAAGGGAGAAAACCGTGTCTGGGACCAGGAGCCGGAGAATACGGGCAAGGGGATAAACGGATCTGCGGCTGGAACTATAACCGAAGCCGTAACCGGAGCAGATGGTACATTTACCTGCCGTTTGACAACACCGGGCCTGTATGTGATTCGTGAGACAGAAGCCCCTTTGGGGTATGAGAGGTCTGATAAGGTATATGAGTTTACGATGGATGCAGAGGGGAGAATACAGGGCGAAGC
Coding sequences within:
- a CDS encoding SpaA isopeptide-forming pilin-related protein: MRIMKTLKRMMALFLATVLVCTAIRTTSGAGDLINLNPYRQVFRGKNLNAFGRTHRDMNIYQVGEGAGALPALCIQEGHKLPDGSPAKYEQYYVEPGKPVPVIGPFERYLSMVLAYEWLVSDNYYVPARYGVVQVYYWGCMNGYEHNWALQKQAMEKFQAVMNGDPMVMVYYEEMKAHILEGEAQFNGTGSSSLPAWTGSVQKMTLKDGHYELTLDISSCPQLQDTSWSFPDNQWSYKLAPDGRSVTFQYNGNQEPQGTIMSAQIQGIENRFYAYIFTPAASENLQKQLGWLDFNRPMASVSFSVGTDAVLPGSSDLELCRHSETFQSNYNIDLEKYCAETNQPLEGTVFNVWEDFDFSQVNEQGYEEGEPDGTSGQVYLNCMSPEPENDYVCDILTTDPDGYARHSDTRYYNYSKTYCMGHPAPEWTECDHEEDEDCSCDEENDRLRGQWRAEQELCAATCDFHALNNDEDNREQDTSAMEAMLADRDETYERFIELEYSYHLQEKTARTGYILHGLHNDDKEIETVVLSAAQAGGSARPAVYRPGSFVGKAVEPVYTYVAAMRERRAYKYPVPDALEMELGEQRSIFSLWGDEKEKKKPEIPADGAAAGGIFGDQENTSGSAGDQEAGDGTQGEEEDTSGDGGQDEDGNGNPEGEEEKDGEMTEKNPENGNKEDVESGGTETGNSASGGAGPETGNSEGGETETENSGSGGAGPETGNSGSGGARPESTGNGGAGPETGNSGSEGAGPESTGNEGAGSETGNSGSEGAGPENTGSGGPKSDGSISEKTGDSRQKNETSYREDQDSGSQKKEEQKSGNLQVQSYSMSASPILLKSSHGKTILFSGISSEEHTVNSKHQSQNKPEDTANENIKYETDEDTKKEMNEEINKDTNGKADADTEINIEISSENSTDNTADNTTDKEKHEIQDSTTETADIRDEAEGNSHIENQDGTSQRDGDEEDGGQSQIYEEYEYARNPISPSFGMAAYFQADTGNGDEEPEEEGNRAVRFIRSLFSGEEDDDDTISVSLPSFMDDDLGALDVSAYGEPDTILYTFKVWDHRTEGRLHINKRDLELYRADGDKSYGLTQGDATLEGAVYGLFAAQDIIHPDGKSGTIYNQNDLTAVAATDKQGNASFLAYTEKPGTRLSDDGTIIAPENATGPENLYNGSSVTSSAQGFGTVVYPDYVLSNEDQWIGRPLIMGSYYVMELSRSEGYELSVNGISLKESNRTQDIVNRIHEAGQARISGGLSDYNSMDADGSWNDFIVESYKTENGYDIILTGYPQGAEFYEIRTGTETKTYKAVLGSSLQPKVDQQGRPVYQTAKGGEYKIGADGNPIIRLDTATDSDTGERTPYGETLPYRFRTAPYPSGTAVPADMSKWGQAIEPHYLSKQVNGMLGQLGYRPVTDISPWTQIRLSGQTNAQAAEEIMDWYTVHNFFDCGYVEDIYEIEGSFFALLRHDYSLGHAGFPAVYDFVNRKLYVRKTAEVSGGPAGKVGYWIEYQKGEYSLKSAVASIKEKREINQVIPFGSDIEAAAETVYQPLYETYSEGDIVLDREGNPIPLMERVYEYEDRTETYETDKPEPVSAVYDWATGNYAVHVENTIDWKDRTEPEYTEFRVVTREKTIDWEGEELPYSQYLTDIAGAGVSALAAVPLLDEGSYVVFQALNYPGQNQPVQEAGTGSSPLQVLQRVIKQSVKVTKDISQSSYDGVNTYGSVHNDPLTVLLGLFNGGSSSQGAKLLNQFKFKAYLKSNLENIFVDSAGNIISEDIGTADFKGDVQKIFLPPRDGSGQRLLETKEDGSYDYTKFFDAMYAAVQVEKGKKPQEAIQQFAVDYYDIDAYKAEILTAEPGLNSDTAYEKALLRAADEAGSYLSVFSGLDNRLAIAWDSDAGGGADGDVTTLQCNTRNGKDDYFNHSIMLAYGTYVIVEQVPADVDRELANRHFTRDYPREITLPFVPDIGQDEGTGETDVNYQTGSPYFRYDSTDTPDDLIRKYKIRFNEETHIIQANGQDGKFEIYKYGLDKDMRPGRSLTSHAPYEEEYMDGRNDTVKGYYAGYTSQSEDAGIMEGVIYDGYETEDGQWEVRDQVATMKGMQTAVDGKFASMLVPWTVLPPAVDRINPDTGNVETLIPSGNGRDFNFVAFAQEDFEDEYFNSRLRIEKLDSETGDSIIHDGALFKIYAAKREVEKEGMGTVTGSGNVLYGEAVDWQGNPVADADGRRILYPRVGKNNGSTDDLPVRLDKDGIPQYDESQLIRQEDQEGNETGVFRAYSTIRELVVDGQVKKVPVGYIETYKPLGAGVYVLVEIQAPKGYGKSRPVAFEVYADNVSFYRERRNADGTTDGWEEETAVRYQYAIPVAGSTNKVRTSTVSRIKVEDYPSRMEIHKVEDGDSLVGNQNILQKTDDQGRVESSGGFETDVTVNDAGDLLVYKVSGRKEKLEERGDVRDIAYNPKTMQWDGYVTKSFDEYSEHIVEGTEKELKAMSGVKPLYRLDGTFTGRGIRFDISVSGAVLSLYHAMEIEKIGEHVYKGVSASVKDGKVTGITDTNTGTHKEIRVVGEENSPGGAVKTHTASWDVWDAVIVDNDPVNLYFHDLTQVDTREDPDTGELLVLDKKGNPLCFADSVTGMAYVYDDYGRMLAYTADDEGNKILVKSIQVLKDENGQTIYDNKTTVDDENGLPIYYTSGNVVTKDESWTTDSSMDSNGTQETSGARHLIARLPFGSYILEEQGVPYDQGYIQARYMGLVLQDTDQVQKYFLQNEFTKTAFAKLDVRTQKEIRGAVMTLYRAGLDSDGSPHREQDGTYKKGQVYASWISGYQYDDDGNIKLDEHGEPATTTKPHWIDHIPVGYYVLEETICPYEQGYVQSEAVNIDVLETGDVQSFEMEDDFTSIDILKYDTKNGDVIYGDSEAYLTLYRPILDEKGFPVLEHGIPRYDETGRIFTFRAATYKDGQDVAATGRVVPDAGGNHPIMKYDYDFREIPGTYQGRYYYTEQGTVRLEYLPAGNYVLAETENPEGYATADPILINIEETGHLEEIQYFQMGDKPLKLEVSKVDITGGKEVNGAKLAVYPVDEKGNVSEIPLVLHQPSEDGQYQDIEAVWISGLDGRYTEEDGEQGLIPAGFQPGDLKPHTLEYIPEGDYILREIITPYGFLQSVDIPFTIADSQVLQKTEMTDEIPDGILRIIKSDSDKPDEKLMGAEFCLVNQTTGAICGTVTTDQLGQAQFEPQPIGYMDRDGNFKPYTYVCSEIKAAPGHMLTLEPYEFQFHYRNELTDLIVWEYNPTNDSNRVITDKLSGDTEEMLEGALLRIERRTESGWETAEEWVSGRQGHYTKNLSEGQYRLIEVKAPEGYKLQETPIEFTISDGMTGIPHLVMRNYTTIIDVEKTSAETGKLLGGARLQLIDKSDGRVIREWTSEAGRGQQFYGLKPGTYIIHELQAPSGYERTEDREIVVKEWSGTEGPEMDQKAGNELHNMVQVFRFENQTASSSGGGGGNRPRPKAEYITFKKTDVSGKVLQGAEFTFYDQTGRVIGTSVSDSTGTFRIRRPDNGTYTFRETKAPGGYALNPGIFSFTVNGSDVIRGAYEVVDKELEFTVTKLDGDSGLPLMGARFRIGKGENRVWDQEPENTGKGINGSAAGTITEAVTGADGTFTCRLTTPGLYVIRETEAPLGYERSDKVYEFTMDAEGRIQGEAVMQGSVTIYNWKEKPPVRKIGSITAVYQVGSRFGKGTYHFGSGPRDTVRTGDDLPVAAAAAMAVLCMAGFSMCLCMKQKREWSKGRKWVIFILVLIPVTVYLAFDVLAEETDSISVSGKIVYSSMENIEPVPQTAWVLARDEISGKERNVLLPLVSYHFSDKHWEDGFRLDLKVRDYDAGFYEVGGVRIETQKEEIRESLMDYEAEILGQAGLDSEAYRIDQFQWNGGVYESDGVLCRNLTAIGRKMVADCTAVYGGEVSRNVFLNDSKGDEESGQIGDSGIDERYVIKNNVQPFFSMGVTVPAAGICFVALIAAMVLAMIKNTRPYGMAAVMFMFFAGVVFSMHFLVKMGMDYADGRRIYGMVQDEAYGRGQNEGQEREAGEEREAGEEREAGEEREAGEGREAGEERDVDEERGAGGGRDSDAEKKTDEESPDGKSPLNEEALASINPEYQFWLAVPGTNIDYPVVRHEDNEYYLNHNFYQEQHITGCVFADSSAVPLAVDNTVLYGHNMKDGSMFAGLKQYGEEAFFRENPVIQIFYRGKWVECPVFSCQIRHQSDAGAYGTNFMEEEWLPYLEKMGAASLYETGIIPGGDEKLITLSTCYGKDQYLIVQALLYGM